TGTCGCCGTCAAGTGACGCAACGTGCGGGAACGTGCTGATCGTCCCGGGGTAACGTAACCCCGGAGCGGGCGGTGTCCGGAGAACCTCCGGGCACCGCCTTCGCGCGCGTGGGGGGTCCCGATGAACCACAAGACGACAGTGCTGCTGGCCGACGACGAGACGCTGATGCGGGCCGGTGTGCGCGCGATCCTCGGCGCGGCACCCGATATCGAGGTCGTCGCGGAGGCCGCCGACGGCCGCGAGACGGTCGACCAGGCGCTCCGGCACCGGCCCGATGTCTGTCTGCTGGACATCCGCATGCCGCGCCTGGACGGCCTGGGCGCCGCCGCGGAGCTGGCCAGGGTACTGCCCGCCACCGCCGTCGTGATGCTGACGACGTTCTCCGAGGACGAGTACATCGCCGGCGCCCTCGCCTCGGGCGCGGCCGGTTTCCTGCTCAAGTCCGGCGATCCGCGGGAGCTGATCGCCGGGGTCCGTGCCGTCGCCGAGGGCGGCGCCTGCCTCTCGCCGTCCGTCGCCCGGCGCGTCATCTCCCACCTGGGAGGCGGGCAGTTGGGCCGCGGGGTGGCCGCCCGTGCCCGGGTCGCCGAGCTGAC
This genomic stretch from Streptomyces nigrescens harbors:
- a CDS encoding response regulator — encoded protein: MNHKTTVLLADDETLMRAGVRAILGAAPDIEVVAEAADGRETVDQALRHRPDVCLLDIRMPRLDGLGAAAELARVLPATAVVMLTTFSEDEYIAGALASGAAGFLLKSGDPRELIAGVRAVAEGGACLSPSVARRVISHLGGGQLGRGVAARARVAELTGREREVLGLVGAGLSNAEIAQRLFLVEGTVKAYVSAILARLGFKNRVQAAILAHEAGLVPAS